A region of the Serinicoccus profundi genome:
CCGGCCCTGGGCCGCGCCCCGTGCCGACAGCCCGATCGACGCCCGGGTGAGGGTGCCCGGGAGCAAGTCGCTGACCAACCGCTGGCTCGTGCTCGCCCTGCTCGCCGAGGGGACCAGCGTCCTGCGCCACCCCTTGCGCTCGGACGACAGCGAGCGGATGGTGGGCGCGCTGCGGGCTCTGGGTGCCGAGGTGGACGACGAGGATCCGGCCGTCTGGGTGGTCAGCCCGCCGGCCGGTCGGCTGCGCGGGGGCATCGACATCGACTGCGGCCAGGCCGGCACGGTCATGCGTTTCGTGCCGCCGGTGGCGGCGCTCGCCGACGGCCCGGTGCGCTTCGACGGACACCCGAGCGCCCGGTCCAGGCCGGTCGGCCCCCTGCTCCAGGCCCTGGGCGACGTCGGCGTGACGGTCCGTGAGGAGGGCCGGGGCACCCTGCCCTTCGAGGTGCTCGGACCCCTCCCCGCGACCTCCGGTGCCGAGCCCCCCCACGTGGGCATCGACGCCTCGGCCAGCTCGCAGTTCGTCTCTGCCCTCCTGCTCGCCGCAGCGGCATACCCCCGCGGCCTGCGGCTGGAGCACACGGGCCCCACGCTGCCGAGCCTGCCGCACATCGAGATGACCCTGGACGTCCTGGCCTCGGTCGGGGTGCGGGTCGACCGGCCGGACGCCACCAGCTGGCTGGTGCACCCGGGGCCGGTGCGCGCCGTTGACGTCACCGTCGAGCCCGACCTCTCCTCGGCGGCGCCCTTCCTCGCGCTGGCCGCCGCGACCGGTGGCCGGGTGCTCGTCGCGGACTGGCCGGAGACGACGACCCAGCCGGGTGAGCGGATGCGTGAGGTGCTCGCGGCGATGGGGGCACGCACCGACCTCACCGCCGCGGGGCTGCTGGCGTCCGGGGCCCCGGACGGTCGGTTGCGGGGGGTGGACCTCGACCTGTCGGAGGTCGGTGAGCTCACCCCGGTCATCGCCGCGCTGTGCGCCCTGGCCGACTCCCCCAGCCGGCTGCGCGGGGTCGGGCACCTGCGCGGGCACGAGACCGACCGCCTCGCGGCGCTCGTCACCGAGCTCACCCGGCTGGGCGCCGGGGCGCGAGAGCTGCCGGACGGCCTGGCGATCGAGCCCCGACCGCTGGTCGGCGCCCCCGTCCGGACCTACCACGACCACCGGATGGCGATGTTCGGCGCCGTCCTGGGCGTCGCCGTCCCGGGCCTGGAGGTCGAGGACGTCGCGACCGCCGGCAAGACCTTCCCCGGCTTCGACCTGGCGTGGGAGGAGGCGGTGCGCAGCGCCGCCCCGACCCAGGCGTCGGCCTCACCGACGGGGCACCCGTGAGCGGCCGCTACGACCACCTCGACGAGTCCGACGTCCGCGTCCGCGCCTCGCGCAAGGGCTCCCGCCCCCGGACCAAGGAGCGGCCCGCCCACGAGGACGCCGTCCTCGGCGTCGTGACGACCGTCGACCGGGGGCGCTACACCACCCGGGTGGACGACCGCTCGGTCATCGCCATGCGGGCCCGGGAGCTGGGCCGCGCCCGCATCGTCGTCGGCGACCGGGTGGGGATGGTGGGCGACACCTCGGGGCGAGCGGACACGCTGGCCCGCATCGTGCGGGTGGAGGAGCGGCGGACCGTGCTGCGCCGCAGCGCCGACGACTCCGACACGGTGGAGCGCGTCATCGTCGCCAACGCCGACCAGCTCGTCATCGTCACCGCCCTCGCCGACCCCGAGCCCCGGGCGCGGATGGTCGACCGGTGCCTGGTCGCCGCCTACGACGCCGGTCTGGACCCCCTCCTGGTCCTCACCAAGGCCGACCTCGCCTCCCCGGCCGAGTTCCTCCAGCACTACACCGCCCTCGACGTGCCGGCCGTCGTCACCGCCAGCGTCGTCGACGGCGAGCGCCTCACCGTCGACGCCGACGACCTCGAGCGGGTCCGGGAGGCGCTGCAGGGCCGCACGAGCGTGCTCGTCGGCCACTCCGGTGTCGGCAAGTCGACCCTGGTCAACGCCCTCGTGCCCCACGCGGCCCGCGCGACCGGCGTGGTCAACGCGGTCACCGGGCGCGGGCGGCATACCTCCACCTCCGCGATCGCGCTCGAGCTGGCCGAGGGCGGGTGGGTCGTCGACACCCCGGGGGTGCGGTCCTTCGGCCTCGGGCACGTCGACCCGGCGACCTTCGTCCAGCACTTCGAGGATCTCGCCGCGGGCACGGCCGGCTGCCCGCGCGGGTGCAGCCACGACGAGCCCGAGTGCGCGCTCGACGCCTGGGTCGAGCAGGGGCATGCCGGTCCCGCCGGGCCCGCCCGCCTGGAGTCGCTGCGCCGGCTGCTGCGCAGCCGCACCGGCGAGGAGCACGGCTGAGCGCTGACCAGCGGCTACGGTGAGCGGGTGCCTGGCTACGACGACGACCTGAGACTCGCCCACGTCCTCGCTGACGCGGTCGAGCGCACCTCTCTCGAGCTCTTCGGCTCCCTGCAGGAGGAGGTGCAGGTCGGTCCGGACGGCGCGCTCACCACCCCTGCGGCGACGAGGCTCGAGGAGCTGCTGAGGCACCAGCTCCACCGGACCCGGCCTCGCGACCGGGTGGAGGGGCGCACCCTGGACCCCACCGGGCACGGCGCCCGGCGGTGGGTGGTCGACGCGATCGACGGCGCCGCCAACTACGTCCGCGGGGTGCCGGTCTGGGCGACGCTCATCTCCCTCGTCGTCGAGGACGAGCCGGTGCTGGGCCTCGTGTCCGCACCGCACCTCGCGCGCCGGTGGTGGGCGGGGGTGGGATCGGGCGCCTGGACCGGCAGGACCCTCTCCCGGGCCCGCCGCATCGAGGTGTCCCGGACCGGTGTGCTCTCCCACGCCTCGGTGTCGACCGACGACGTCGCCGGGTGGCTGCACGGCGACCGCGGCGCCGGGTTCGCCGCGCTAACCGACCGAGTCTGGCGCACCCGCGCCTACGGCGAGTTCTGGAGCCACGCCCTCGTCGCTGAGGGAGCCGCCGACATCGCCCTCTCGGCCTGGAGCGACCAGTACCAGCTGGCGACCCTGGTGCCCCTGCTGCGGGAGGCGGGCGGCACCGTCACCGACCTCAGCGGGGCACCGGCCGCCTCACCGCTGGCCCCGCAGGGCGCTGCTCACCCGGTCCTGGCCACCAACGGGCTCGTGCACGAGGAGGTCCTCATGACTCTGGGTCAGGCGGCAGCGGCCGAGGGCTGACCTCCGGGTCGACCACACGCACCGGGCCGAGGTCGTCCGCGTCCTGCAGTTCCTGGACCTGCTCCGGGTCGCCCACGAGGACCACGGTCCACGCCGGGCCGGTCCGGACCTCCTCCCACGCCTGCGCCGCCTGGGCAGGCGTGAGCTCCCGCACCTGCTGCAGGGTCCGCGTCACCGTGCCCGGATCGAGTCCGTCGCTGGCCAACGAGACCAGCTCGTCGGCGACGCTGTCCGCGGTGAGGTACCGGCCGGGCGCGGTCATCGCCACGAAGTCGGCCGCCTCCCTGACCTCCTGCTCCGCCAGCTCCGCACCTGGGGTGTCGAGGATGCGGAGCGTCTCCCGCAGGGCCGGCACGGTGGCGTCGGCACGCACCGCGCCACCGACGACGCACTGGCCGCCGACCTGACGCGGTCGGAATCCGAGCCGCATGCCGTAGGTGTAGCCGCGCTCCTCGCGCAGCACACGGTCCAGGCGGGCGTGCGGGGCGCCACCGAAGAGCATCGCCAGCGCCTGGTAGGTGCCCCACCCGTGCGGCGTCCGCCGGTCCGGGCCGGGCCGGCCCAGCAGCAGCTCGGTCTGCGCGGCGCCCGGCCTCGGCACGATGAGCACCTGCCCGGCGTCCGCGGCCCGCCCTGCCGGACGCCGCTCGCCACCCGGCACCGTGCCGTCGGCGCCCTCCCACGAGCCCACCGTGCTCGACAGCAGACCCACCGGATCCTCGAGCGTCGAGAGGTCTCCGGTGAGCACGACCACGCCACCGCCGGGCGAGAGCGTGGCGTGACGCTCGCGCAGCACCTCCGGGGTCAGGGCGGCGACCGTGGTGGCGGTTCCGCCCAGCGGCAGGCGGGCGCGCTCGGCGGCATCGAAGTAGGCCTGGCGCAGCTCGCGGTGGGCCCGCCCGGTGGGGTCCGCGAGCTCGTGGGCGATGTCCGTGGCCCGGTGTCGCACCAGGCGCGCCACCTCGGTCTCGGGGAAGGTCGGCTCCCCCAGGAGCTCGACGAGGAGGTCGAGCGCGACCCCGAGGTGACGGCCGGTGACCTCGAGCCCGAGGTGCATCCCGCGCTCCCCGGCCCCGGCGCCGAAGGCGATCCCGTGCCGCTCGAGCAGCTCGGCGAGCTCGGTCGAGGTGCGCGACCGTGTCCCCTCGTCCAGGCAGCGCGCCATCATGAGCGTGGATCCCTCGGTGCCGGGCCGCTCCCGGGCGACGGGGGCGACGAGGGACACCCGCAGGGACAGGACATGCTGGCCAGGAAGGTCGACGAGCAGCGCCTGCAGACCGTTCGGCAGCTGCGCGTGGACCGGCTCCGGGAAGTGCCAGACCG
Encoded here:
- the aroA gene encoding 3-phosphoshikimate 1-carboxyvinyltransferase, giving the protein MTDARPWAAPRADSPIDARVRVPGSKSLTNRWLVLALLAEGTSVLRHPLRSDDSERMVGALRALGAEVDDEDPAVWVVSPPAGRLRGGIDIDCGQAGTVMRFVPPVAALADGPVRFDGHPSARSRPVGPLLQALGDVGVTVREEGRGTLPFEVLGPLPATSGAEPPHVGIDASASSQFVSALLLAAAAYPRGLRLEHTGPTLPSLPHIEMTLDVLASVGVRVDRPDATSWLVHPGPVRAVDVTVEPDLSSAAPFLALAAATGGRVLVADWPETTTQPGERMREVLAAMGARTDLTAAGLLASGAPDGRLRGVDLDLSEVGELTPVIAALCALADSPSRLRGVGHLRGHETDRLAALVTELTRLGAGARELPDGLAIEPRPLVGAPVRTYHDHRMAMFGAVLGVAVPGLEVEDVATAGKTFPGFDLAWEEAVRSAAPTQASASPTGHP
- the rsgA gene encoding ribosome small subunit-dependent GTPase A: MSGRYDHLDESDVRVRASRKGSRPRTKERPAHEDAVLGVVTTVDRGRYTTRVDDRSVIAMRARELGRARIVVGDRVGMVGDTSGRADTLARIVRVEERRTVLRRSADDSDTVERVIVANADQLVIVTALADPEPRARMVDRCLVAAYDAGLDPLLVLTKADLASPAEFLQHYTALDVPAVVTASVVDGERLTVDADDLERVREALQGRTSVLVGHSGVGKSTLVNALVPHAARATGVVNAVTGRGRHTSTSAIALELAEGGWVVDTPGVRSFGLGHVDPATFVQHFEDLAAGTAGCPRGCSHDEPECALDAWVEQGHAGPAGPARLESLRRLLRSRTGEEHG
- a CDS encoding inositol monophosphatase family protein; protein product: MPGYDDDLRLAHVLADAVERTSLELFGSLQEEVQVGPDGALTTPAATRLEELLRHQLHRTRPRDRVEGRTLDPTGHGARRWVVDAIDGAANYVRGVPVWATLISLVVEDEPVLGLVSAPHLARRWWAGVGSGAWTGRTLSRARRIEVSRTGVLSHASVSTDDVAGWLHGDRGAGFAALTDRVWRTRAYGEFWSHALVAEGAADIALSAWSDQYQLATLVPLLREAGGTVTDLSGAPAASPLAPQGAAHPVLATNGLVHEEVLMTLGQAAAAEG
- a CDS encoding M16 family metallopeptidase translates to MSGPARVRRRPEVGQPPVWHFPEPVHAQLPNGLQALLVDLPGQHVLSLRVSLVAPVARERPGTEGSTLMMARCLDEGTRSRTSTELAELLERHGIAFGAGAGERGMHLGLEVTGRHLGVALDLLVELLGEPTFPETEVARLVRHRATDIAHELADPTGRAHRELRQAYFDAAERARLPLGGTATTVAALTPEVLRERHATLSPGGGVVVLTGDLSTLEDPVGLLSSTVGSWEGADGTVPGGERRPAGRAADAGQVLIVPRPGAAQTELLLGRPGPDRRTPHGWGTYQALAMLFGGAPHARLDRVLREERGYTYGMRLGFRPRQVGGQCVVGGAVRADATVPALRETLRILDTPGAELAEQEVREAADFVAMTAPGRYLTADSVADELVSLASDGLDPGTVTRTLQQVRELTPAQAAQAWEEVRTGPAWTVVLVGDPEQVQELQDADDLGPVRVVDPEVSPRPLPPDPES